The following proteins are co-located in the Halobaculum roseum genome:
- a CDS encoding TIR domain-containing protein has protein sequence MTPNENDPVTNVPTVEVQSPTGSLDVNGLIKSNGEDDPFAGLFEDTTGGSDTTSVPTTNQQNTDVVDLGKDLLAGYADWKGGQVDHDPHDDPLRYLWHDAPELIIAAAVAGYFTYKGAQGLGGLVSSGSTTDETGTSTQPRLPLEDRPYRVFVSHSWKYSEQRERIEEFLDDENRLDWQNFSVPEDDPMEFEDKNDLRQQLYQQVGQANVVVVVAGMYVSHSEWIEEEIEMADHFEKPIIGVRPNGNERLPAVVKEEADEIVGWRQKSIVNAIAKHA, from the coding sequence GTGACACCCAACGAAAACGACCCTGTCACCAACGTGCCGACCGTCGAGGTACAAAGCCCCACCGGAAGCCTTGACGTGAATGGCCTTATCAAATCAAACGGGGAAGACGATCCGTTTGCTGGCCTGTTCGAGGATACTACTGGAGGCTCCGATACGACATCCGTTCCAACCACAAACCAACAAAACACCGATGTCGTCGATCTCGGAAAAGACCTCCTCGCCGGATATGCCGACTGGAAAGGTGGACAAGTTGATCATGATCCACACGACGATCCACTTCGTTACCTTTGGCACGACGCCCCTGAACTCATTATCGCTGCTGCTGTGGCAGGCTATTTCACATACAAGGGCGCTCAAGGACTTGGTGGCCTAGTTTCATCTGGTTCAACAACAGATGAGACCGGCACGTCGACGCAGCCGCGTCTCCCTCTGGAAGATCGGCCGTATCGGGTGTTTGTGAGTCACTCGTGGAAGTACTCCGAACAGCGTGAACGTATTGAGGAGTTCCTCGATGATGAAAATCGGCTGGACTGGCAGAACTTCAGTGTCCCAGAGGACGATCCGATGGAGTTTGAAGATAAGAATGATCTTCGTCAGCAGCTCTATCAGCAGGTTGGGCAGGCAAATGTGGTCGTCGTCGTCGCTGGGATGTACGTCTCGCACAGCGAGTGGATCGAGGAGGAGATTGAGATGGCAGACCATTTCGAGAAACCTATTATCGGTGTGCGACCGAACGGGAACGAGCGACTTCCAGCTGTGGTAAAGGAGGAAGCCGATGAGATTGTCGGTTGGCGGCAGAAGTCTATCGTGAACGCCATCGCGAAGCATGCATGA
- a CDS encoding ThiF family adenylyltransferase, which translates to MPPHEITEAVAAIAERDGVTVLKDPYRDDSNGRWIVKIRLSPDDLEPHPDVPRETDWYLHLRDTYPAGSIGIYPADQEENTITATFPHQKLNVAGSDDTPWRRGDVCVARYGHTLSQTGATGEPSTSRDRLCWHMDRALRWLSNAAKGELRESDEPFEIPAFDTNSASATTIAFNETQESFSDWRTEYGQWGTVNLRSLPTAEETYATGTFKNSDDEVVYQPQWGEYIDSNPDDSVSGAWALLEEMPIEPPWEAPETWEQLDVFFEGTETDPYELRANIKPVLDDEPVKVLLIGFPIPATVDGDPEIIYWQPIEIKEFKDPNDLSGGFRDTGKGPEIAERREAGEEQIRWLDSDNWSHEQLTRRGHMTEWFLDRNIVLIGAGALGSMVAENLVRAGCQQLTIVDNDTYEIGNMARHTLTIDEVGRNKATAIADRLESIAPYAQVLDVDSAFPPSGELPEPIREAEVVIDCTASRGVRRALDAIRWNHPVVFCSAAMGRRANRLFCFRAYSHTFPYSDYNEAFDPWRLQEQIEWDEDEDAIPERVGCWHPASVIRTDRVMTWAGTVTRLLDQATALSLRENHFTVLETGSDGELPTISQATPPFQDGTIWRAPESPITVQIPATCLEAMYDRCRKEHPCETGGILAGTDRLDGPALVVNARDPPRDSIQEPTRFLRGTDKVEEWLKDARESIGIDYLGEWHYHPGASPDISRDDRTAMNEIANDDGYDCPHPLLFIVGQDEEDQFSINAYLFHDSKEYEQLERIDSPDAASTLNVGDDI; encoded by the coding sequence ATGCCACCCCACGAAATTACAGAAGCCGTCGCAGCCATTGCCGAACGGGATGGAGTCACCGTCCTCAAAGACCCATATCGAGACGATAGCAACGGACGGTGGATTGTCAAGATCAGGCTTTCTCCAGACGACTTAGAACCCCATCCGGACGTGCCACGCGAGACAGACTGGTATCTCCATCTACGGGATACGTACCCTGCCGGTTCAATTGGGATCTACCCTGCGGATCAAGAAGAGAACACCATTACCGCCACATTTCCCCACCAGAAGCTGAACGTTGCTGGGAGCGACGATACTCCGTGGCGAAGAGGCGATGTCTGTGTTGCTCGGTATGGGCACACCCTCAGTCAAACGGGAGCCACCGGCGAACCCAGCACAAGCCGTGATCGACTCTGTTGGCATATGGACCGAGCATTGCGGTGGTTAAGTAATGCTGCGAAAGGGGAACTCCGGGAATCAGACGAACCGTTTGAAATCCCGGCCTTTGATACGAACTCGGCTTCGGCCACGACCATCGCATTCAACGAGACGCAGGAGTCGTTCTCAGACTGGAGGACGGAGTATGGACAGTGGGGGACAGTCAATCTCCGCTCGTTGCCAACTGCTGAAGAGACTTACGCGACTGGTACGTTCAAAAATAGCGACGATGAAGTCGTCTATCAGCCACAATGGGGCGAATACATCGATTCGAATCCTGATGACTCTGTTTCCGGAGCGTGGGCACTGTTAGAAGAGATGCCGATTGAACCCCCGTGGGAGGCCCCGGAGACGTGGGAACAGTTAGACGTATTTTTCGAGGGTACCGAGACCGACCCGTACGAACTAAGGGCGAATATCAAGCCCGTCTTGGACGATGAGCCGGTCAAGGTCCTTCTAATTGGATTCCCCATCCCAGCAACGGTTGACGGCGACCCCGAGATCATCTATTGGCAACCAATCGAGATAAAGGAGTTCAAAGATCCGAATGACCTCTCCGGCGGATTTCGAGATACTGGAAAGGGGCCTGAGATAGCCGAACGGCGGGAAGCCGGAGAGGAACAGATTCGGTGGCTGGACTCGGACAACTGGTCGCATGAGCAGCTCACCAGACGCGGGCATATGACAGAGTGGTTTCTGGATCGCAACATCGTGCTCATCGGAGCGGGAGCGCTCGGCAGTATGGTTGCCGAGAACCTTGTTCGAGCCGGCTGTCAGCAACTTACCATCGTCGACAACGACACGTATGAGATCGGCAACATGGCTCGCCACACACTAACAATCGATGAGGTGGGACGAAACAAGGCGACAGCAATCGCGGACCGGCTCGAATCCATTGCACCGTACGCCCAGGTCCTTGATGTGGATAGCGCCTTTCCACCGAGCGGTGAGTTGCCGGAGCCAATTAGAGAAGCGGAGGTAGTAATTGACTGTACCGCGTCACGGGGAGTTCGTCGCGCCCTGGATGCGATTAGATGGAATCACCCGGTCGTGTTTTGCTCCGCTGCGATGGGTCGGCGAGCGAACCGGTTGTTCTGCTTCAGAGCTTACTCACATACCTTTCCGTACAGCGATTACAACGAAGCGTTTGATCCTTGGCGGTTGCAAGAACAGATCGAATGGGACGAAGACGAGGATGCCATCCCCGAACGAGTGGGCTGCTGGCACCCAGCATCAGTTATCCGAACGGACCGGGTGATGACGTGGGCTGGGACAGTGACACGGCTTCTTGATCAGGCGACGGCATTGAGTCTGCGCGAGAATCACTTCACCGTACTCGAGACCGGGAGTGACGGCGAGCTGCCGACTATTTCACAGGCCACACCTCCCTTCCAGGACGGAACAATATGGCGAGCGCCGGAATCGCCAATCACCGTACAGATTCCGGCCACGTGTCTTGAAGCGATGTATGATCGCTGCCGAAAGGAACATCCATGTGAAACGGGCGGTATTCTGGCTGGTACCGACCGTCTCGATGGACCAGCACTGGTGGTTAATGCCCGAGACCCACCGCGGGACTCCATTCAAGAACCAACTCGATTCCTCCGAGGAACCGACAAAGTCGAGGAGTGGCTCAAAGATGCCAGGGAGAGCATCGGTATCGACTATCTCGGTGAATGGCACTACCATCCCGGCGCTTCACCCGATATCAGTCGGGACGATCGAACTGCGATGAATGAAATCGCCAACGACGACGGCTACGACTGTCCGCATCCGCTACTCTTCATCGTTGGTCAGGACGAAGAGGACCAGTTCTCGATTAACGCCTATCTATTCCACGATAGTAAGGAATACGAGCAGTTAGAACGGATTGACAGCCCAGATGCTGCTTCAACTCTCAACGTCGGTGACGATATATGA
- a CDS encoding RipA family octameric membrane protein — MSESTDETLGESEPNNTNLDKNTEDKDTPETEPEHPEEVTGGDPAESVEPDAVENGPLTNLNDEETDRLMDQYIHYGEVAIETANQRVQMNRFFGLILTSILAGLFALARGNLTTTSAAIVLFASGFGSLICYFWYQSLQSYRRLNKARYAILNQIESALPVRMYLDEWRYLKREKPDPEIVEPRPDEDPDHRSHTIVEQWFVRLLAAGYLTVGGYAGGFVLTPLLTSAGYSLPSPTIVGLIIGATVMAGSIGIFWIRS, encoded by the coding sequence ATGTCTGAATCAACTGACGAAACCCTTGGCGAGAGCGAGCCGAATAATACAAATCTTGACAAAAATACAGAGGACAAAGACACGCCTGAAACAGAGCCGGAACACCCCGAAGAGGTTACTGGGGGGGACCCGGCCGAATCGGTCGAGCCCGATGCCGTAGAGAATGGGCCGTTAACGAATCTGAACGACGAAGAGACGGACCGCTTGATGGATCAATACATCCACTATGGGGAGGTGGCAATCGAGACTGCGAATCAGCGGGTTCAAATGAACCGATTTTTCGGCTTAATTTTGACGTCGATACTAGCCGGACTCTTCGCTCTCGCCCGAGGAAATTTGACGACTACTAGTGCTGCAATCGTTCTATTCGCCTCTGGATTTGGAAGTCTAATCTGTTACTTTTGGTATCAGAGTTTACAGTCGTATCGCCGGCTGAACAAGGCCCGATATGCTATTCTCAACCAAATCGAATCTGCCCTTCCTGTCCGAATGTATCTTGATGAATGGCGATACCTCAAACGGGAAAAGCCCGATCCGGAAATCGTTGAGCCGCGACCTGATGAAGACCCAGATCACCGCTCGCATACCATTGTCGAACAGTGGTTTGTCCGTCTCCTCGCCGCTGGATATCTTACTGTCGGAGGATACGCGGGCGGGTTCGTTCTAACTCCTTTGCTCACGAGTGCAGGCTATTCCCTGCCGTCTCCGACCATAGTCGGGCTAATAATCGGTGCAACCGTTATGGCTGGTTCGATAGGGATATTTTGGATTCGGAGCTGA
- a CDS encoding Cdc6/Cdc18 family protein, translating to MIRDARVLRAGFVPREVEHRDAEVNHLSSVLEPITNGEPADTAIVTGPSGTGKTCISKFVTERLREEVLDVEAIYVNCWRNYTRFRTLYQILDDLGATIDIHRQSTPHDELVDRLQQHDGPRTVVILDEVDQLEDPSVIYDLHSLPQFAIICIANKEEELFGRVDDRLVSRLRSSEHVRMDKYHDEQLYDILSARAKWGLDEDVITDDQLYRIADAAAGDARLAIGILRTAAGKADRENHERITDDILLDAAEDARAQIKQKSLDSLTPHQRVVYDIVREHGPVGPSEIHERYSEDVDDPRTKRTVRSYLSKMAQYNLLEAKGTSRDREYAIIESPPAATTT from the coding sequence ATGATCCGCGATGCTCGTGTTCTCCGCGCCGGGTTCGTCCCTCGGGAAGTTGAGCATCGCGACGCCGAAGTCAACCACCTCTCTAGCGTCCTCGAGCCCATCACAAACGGCGAACCAGCCGACACAGCCATCGTCACCGGACCCAGCGGCACCGGCAAAACCTGCATCTCGAAATTTGTCACTGAACGCCTGCGTGAGGAGGTCCTCGACGTCGAGGCCATCTACGTCAACTGCTGGCGCAACTACACCCGATTTCGGACGCTCTACCAGATCCTCGACGACCTCGGCGCCACCATCGACATTCACCGGCAGTCGACGCCCCACGACGAACTCGTCGACCGCCTCCAGCAGCACGACGGGCCGCGTACGGTCGTCATCCTCGACGAGGTCGACCAGCTCGAAGACCCCAGCGTCATCTACGACCTTCACAGCCTCCCGCAGTTCGCGATCATCTGCATTGCGAATAAGGAAGAAGAGCTGTTCGGCCGCGTCGACGACCGGCTCGTGAGCCGGCTGCGCTCCAGCGAGCACGTCCGGATGGACAAGTACCACGACGAGCAGCTGTACGACATTCTGAGTGCGCGGGCGAAATGGGGCCTCGACGAAGACGTCATCACCGACGACCAACTCTATCGAATCGCCGATGCGGCCGCCGGCGACGCCCGCCTCGCAATCGGCATCCTCCGAACGGCCGCCGGTAAGGCTGATCGCGAGAACCACGAGCGCATCACCGACGACATTCTCCTGGACGCCGCCGAGGATGCTCGGGCCCAAATCAAGCAGAAGAGCCTCGATTCACTCACGCCCCACCAGCGCGTCGTCTACGACATCGTCCGCGAGCACGGCCCGGTCGGACCGAGCGAGATTCATGAGCGCTACTCCGAGGACGTCGACGACCCACGGACGAAACGGACAGTCCGGTCCTATCTCTCGAAGATGGCCCAGTACAACCTCCTCGAGGCCAAGGGCACGAGCCGGGATCGAGAATACGCAATCATTGAGTCACCGCCTGCTGCAACAACCACTTAA
- a CDS encoding helicase-related protein: MLSLPPLVDNANRTLEDAYKRIIPQIEEGRIATGYFYLSGFDLYREDLENLADPEELGHAPLRILMGRQTNRGTADEIGEGQNLKEELKREVRESISELNNAQIGRLDRLRDFIAEGEVSVRVRNPENGYFHAKGASFRAPLEDDEDWGHDEHEDTRPCATVVGSSNFTKSGHQNNIELNLTSQDRHKAEAFEEWYDNQWANAEEFSEEIIRIIENSEEYQDWKEQQEDESNKKTSSEELGTYLEPFELYKLLAYDELSGNVNIRDSPLYYFQKLGYESAKEKLSQFNGCIVSDSVGLGKSFIGGELLHDYRQRGDHCLLIVPANLTDQWEDLLQNDIDEDGNPYFGLEVDGTHLDVMSISKFQNLSYDEVQDLKDEFDVLLIDEAHRFRNYGKWRPNPDHDDDYKGTRRHANLRQLRGKTMIMLTATPINNSATDLKNLISLFTSPEELRNKASLDFDAFDEYIELSETRKRIASGKEEVGDDEQQETTEQLQRHSSEISNILNEVMVLRTRKHVKDQIQDSEDFEMSFKPPKLNKQQYSLPAAYQPIYRMLPDVMDALHLPHITVKNPKAGSTLKALYKLNLLKRLESSTYAFVQSIETLHQSERQLLGLLGELPEDEDIDMLRTVREGDDSELGDFVEGADAAEDLEQTLEEFGFDTTAIQAEGGADTDGDELADATIGEVKTYIREDLTLLSYFLSQFIGDVARDAGDVSDYAVSTRQWLADHDAGVLPDIPEEETNPILYPNSDLSEVDPATRDFYEAVFSLREFRDPKIDRLADVLTNHDQKVLIFTQYRATADYVYRTLCDNADSPLTEANSAVVKGGDENKQDIIQRFAPEASGYQQTLAESGDSELQYVVATDTLSEGVNLQDVHVVVNYDLPWNPMRIVQRVGRVDRIGSTAEKHVHNFYPDGDIEAAIKLLKRLQAKINDIALIVGKENNILDPNEDQILEKTGVDTEKTIGELQVDEIEDSLQKSREIDDVNELDDTSKNPLLRNAGSNEHAAFERYLLKRELNEDYDLTAEDFEYAEDFFDDPPEEREFLYTNVTDHDAGPRPGVFALAHLWFDDDDHESPLGRVRRAFYYKPFADEVKERPVSTLNIDPSVDGEPITGNPDTVLSNREEIQAVLDERLEVIREGQVEGAFKQGEAFSKEQETILDFISRYVQPNFGDEPAPVEEFETLGEWANDIEERLQGVKLANTDEDRILREIFRQNEQYDSFPEWPTVEFLSQLEEFLEENVETSTEYQTKLMGESDVQAKLVCWGVVGQ, encoded by the coding sequence ATGCTCTCACTTCCTCCGCTTGTCGATAACGCCAACAGAACACTAGAAGACGCTTACAAACGGATTATTCCCCAGATCGAGGAAGGCCGTATCGCAACTGGCTACTTTTATCTCTCAGGATTCGACCTCTACCGAGAAGACCTTGAAAACCTGGCTGACCCTGAAGAACTCGGCCACGCTCCGCTTCGGATCTTGATGGGTCGTCAGACGAACAGGGGAACTGCTGACGAAATCGGTGAGGGACAGAATCTCAAAGAGGAACTTAAAAGAGAGGTAAGAGAAAGCATCTCGGAGCTGAATAACGCCCAGATCGGGCGACTAGACCGGCTACGAGACTTTATCGCCGAAGGCGAGGTGAGCGTCCGTGTGCGAAATCCTGAAAACGGTTACTTCCACGCAAAGGGTGCATCATTTCGAGCGCCACTCGAAGATGACGAAGATTGGGGACACGACGAGCATGAAGACACCCGCCCATGTGCTACAGTTGTCGGCTCCTCGAACTTTACTAAGAGCGGCCACCAGAACAACATCGAGCTGAACCTCACGAGTCAGGATCGACACAAGGCCGAAGCGTTCGAGGAGTGGTACGATAACCAGTGGGCCAACGCCGAGGAGTTTAGTGAGGAGATCATCCGAATCATCGAGAACAGCGAGGAGTACCAGGACTGGAAGGAACAGCAGGAGGACGAGTCCAACAAGAAGACGTCATCCGAGGAGTTGGGCACGTATCTCGAACCGTTCGAGCTCTACAAGCTGCTCGCTTACGACGAACTGAGTGGGAACGTCAACATTCGTGACAGCCCACTGTACTACTTCCAGAAGCTCGGGTACGAGAGTGCAAAGGAGAAGCTCTCCCAGTTCAACGGGTGCATCGTCTCCGACTCGGTTGGCCTGGGGAAATCATTTATTGGCGGTGAACTCCTCCACGACTATCGCCAACGAGGTGACCACTGTCTCCTCATTGTCCCGGCCAACCTGACTGACCAGTGGGAAGACCTACTCCAGAACGACATTGACGAAGACGGCAATCCGTACTTCGGGTTAGAGGTAGACGGCACGCACCTTGACGTGATGAGTATCAGCAAGTTCCAGAATCTCTCCTACGACGAGGTGCAGGACCTCAAAGACGAGTTCGACGTCCTGCTTATCGACGAGGCTCACCGGTTCCGGAACTACGGGAAATGGCGACCGAATCCGGACCACGATGACGACTACAAGGGGACGCGACGACACGCGAATCTCAGGCAACTCCGCGGAAAGACGATGATTATGCTGACCGCGACCCCGATCAATAACAGCGCTACCGACCTAAAGAACCTCATCAGCTTGTTCACCAGCCCGGAGGAACTTCGGAACAAGGCGTCACTCGACTTTGATGCGTTCGACGAATATATCGAACTCTCGGAGACGCGAAAACGCATCGCATCCGGGAAAGAGGAGGTCGGCGACGACGAACAGCAAGAAACCACCGAGCAGCTACAGCGACACTCCTCTGAGATTTCGAATATCCTGAACGAAGTGATGGTTCTCCGGACGCGCAAGCACGTCAAAGATCAGATTCAGGACAGCGAAGACTTCGAGATGAGCTTCAAGCCGCCGAAACTCAACAAGCAACAGTACTCCCTGCCGGCGGCCTACCAGCCAATATATCGGATGCTTCCCGACGTGATGGACGCCCTCCACCTTCCTCACATCACAGTCAAAAACCCGAAAGCAGGGAGCACGCTGAAAGCCCTCTACAAGCTGAACCTCCTCAAACGGCTCGAGTCCTCAACGTACGCGTTCGTCCAGTCGATCGAGACGCTACATCAGAGCGAACGCCAGCTTCTCGGCCTTCTTGGTGAACTTCCCGAGGACGAAGACATCGATATGCTCCGAACTGTTCGGGAAGGGGATGACTCTGAACTCGGTGACTTTGTCGAAGGAGCCGACGCTGCTGAAGATCTCGAACAAACACTCGAAGAATTCGGTTTCGATACCACTGCCATTCAGGCGGAGGGTGGAGCTGATACCGATGGAGATGAACTGGCAGACGCCACCATCGGCGAGGTGAAGACGTACATCAGGGAGGACCTCACCCTTCTCTCGTATTTCCTCTCGCAGTTCATCGGTGATGTCGCCCGTGATGCGGGTGATGTGAGCGATTATGCGGTCTCCACGCGCCAATGGCTCGCTGACCACGACGCTGGTGTCCTCCCAGATATCCCTGAAGAAGAAACGAATCCCATTCTCTACCCGAATAGTGACCTGAGTGAAGTCGACCCCGCCACACGCGACTTTTACGAGGCCGTCTTTTCACTCCGCGAGTTCCGCGACCCAAAGATCGACCGACTTGCAGATGTCCTTACTAATCACGATCAGAAGGTGCTCATCTTCACGCAGTATCGGGCAACTGCAGACTACGTCTATCGGACCCTCTGTGACAACGCGGACTCACCACTCACAGAGGCGAACAGTGCCGTCGTCAAGGGTGGTGACGAGAATAAGCAGGACATCATTCAACGCTTTGCCCCCGAGGCGTCAGGCTATCAGCAAACGCTCGCCGAGTCGGGGGACTCAGAACTACAGTATGTCGTGGCCACTGACACGCTGAGTGAAGGGGTTAATCTTCAGGACGTTCATGTGGTGGTCAATTACGACTTGCCGTGGAACCCGATGCGGATTGTCCAGCGTGTCGGGCGGGTCGACCGGATCGGGAGTACCGCCGAGAAACACGTTCACAATTTCTACCCCGACGGCGACATCGAGGCGGCCATTAAGCTCCTGAAACGGCTTCAAGCAAAAATCAACGATATCGCGCTCATCGTCGGGAAAGAGAACAACATCCTCGATCCGAACGAAGACCAGATTCTGGAAAAGACAGGTGTGGACACGGAAAAGACGATCGGGGAATTACAGGTAGACGAAATCGAGGACTCCCTCCAGAAGTCCCGTGAAATTGACGACGTGAATGAACTCGACGACACGAGCAAGAATCCACTTCTCCGCAACGCTGGGAGTAATGAGCACGCTGCGTTCGAACGGTACCTTCTAAAGCGAGAACTGAACGAGGATTATGACCTGACTGCGGAAGACTTCGAGTACGCTGAGGACTTCTTCGATGACCCGCCCGAAGAACGGGAATTCCTCTACACGAATGTAACTGACCACGATGCCGGCCCCCGGCCTGGCGTGTTCGCCCTTGCTCACCTCTGGTTCGACGATGATGACCACGAATCTCCGCTTGGACGCGTCCGTCGTGCTTTCTACTACAAGCCCTTTGCCGACGAAGTCAAAGAGCGGCCCGTGAGTACGCTCAACATCGACCCGTCAGTTGACGGCGAACCGATTACCGGAAATCCAGATACGGTATTGTCGAACCGTGAGGAGATTCAAGCAGTGCTTGACGAGCGTCTTGAGGTGATTCGAGAAGGCCAGGTTGAGGGGGCTTTCAAACAGGGAGAGGCTTTCTCGAAGGAACAGGAGACGATCCTCGATTTCATCAGTCGCTACGTTCAGCCGAATTTCGGCGATGAGCCGGCTCCTGTCGAAGAGTTCGAAACGCTAGGAGAATGGGCTAACGACATCGAAGAGCGGTTGCAGGGGGTAAAACTGGCCAACACCGATGAAGACCGAATTCTACGCGAGATCTTCCGCCAGAACGAGCAGTACGACTCCTTCCCAGAGTGGCCGACCGTGGAGTTCCTCAGTCAGCTTGAGGAGTTCTTGGAAGAGAACGTCGAAACCTCCACTGAGTACCAGACAAAACTGATGGGGGAGAGTGATGTGCAAGCAAAGCTCGTATGCTGGGGGGTTGTCGGACAGTGA
- a CDS encoding SMODS domain-containing nucleotidyltransferase, with amino-acid sequence MTTLPTLFKTFLSDIRPQDEHNDAYKEGHETLRDHLQTDDDIDEFYVADFLQGSYRRWTALRPQEDEKSDVDVVFVSDLSSDLDTDVALEKCEPFLKEHYEGQWEPNAHSYKIEEEKVEIDLVLTAAPSEATREAVKSLGSLDVGTALTPDDLSTVAEALNISADGDDEWKDEPLKIPHRDENEWENTHPLATIVFTVNKNDITDGHYVNVVKAIKWWRRTKTSDVEGPTSYPLEHIVGQCCPDDINSVAEGVTRTLEELTRKFKTEAMTEETPTLPAHGLPRTSENDVLKQIDGKDFAAFYDEAEDAAELARTALDEEDKETSRDYWYQLFGEKFPPFGSDDDSDDGGEKAMSVGSSSQVEDPSDHQFAEADS; translated from the coding sequence ATGACCACACTTCCCACACTATTCAAAACCTTCCTGTCAGACATCCGCCCGCAGGACGAACACAATGATGCCTACAAGGAGGGTCACGAAACCCTCCGCGATCACTTGCAGACTGACGACGATATCGACGAGTTCTACGTTGCAGACTTTCTACAGGGGAGCTACCGTCGGTGGACGGCACTCAGACCGCAAGAAGACGAGAAATCCGACGTTGACGTCGTCTTTGTCTCTGATCTCAGCAGTGACCTTGATACCGACGTAGCGCTGGAGAAATGCGAACCGTTCCTGAAAGAACACTATGAGGGGCAGTGGGAACCGAATGCCCACTCCTACAAGATCGAGGAAGAGAAGGTAGAAATCGATCTCGTCTTGACAGCGGCACCCAGCGAGGCAACACGTGAAGCCGTCAAATCACTGGGTTCACTGGACGTGGGAACAGCCCTGACTCCGGACGACCTTTCGACGGTGGCAGAGGCCCTCAATATCTCGGCAGATGGCGACGACGAGTGGAAGGACGAACCGCTCAAGATCCCACATCGAGATGAGAATGAGTGGGAGAATACCCATCCCCTCGCGACTATCGTCTTCACTGTAAATAAGAACGATATCACGGATGGTCACTACGTGAACGTCGTCAAGGCCATCAAATGGTGGCGGCGAACGAAGACTTCCGACGTTGAGGGCCCGACGAGCTATCCCCTCGAGCACATCGTTGGCCAGTGCTGTCCTGATGATATCAACAGCGTCGCCGAGGGCGTGACAAGGACGCTCGAAGAACTTACACGGAAGTTCAAGACCGAAGCAATGACTGAGGAAACCCCTACCCTGCCTGCTCACGGTCTCCCGAGAACCTCCGAGAATGACGTCCTAAAACAAATCGACGGGAAAGATTTCGCGGCGTTCTACGATGAGGCAGAGGATGCCGCAGAGCTCGCGCGGACAGCACTGGATGAGGAGGACAAAGAAACATCGAGGGATTACTGGTACCAGCTCTTCGGCGAGAAATTCCCTCCATTCGGAAGTGACGACGATTCTGACGATGGAGGGGAGAAAGCCATGTCAGTAGGGTCGTCCTCACAGGTAGAGGATCCATCGGACCACCAGTTCGCCGAGGCGGACAGCTGA